In Oncorhynchus tshawytscha isolate Ot180627B linkage group LG06, Otsh_v2.0, whole genome shotgun sequence, the following are encoded in one genomic region:
- the LOC112246693 gene encoding chemokine XC receptor 1-like codes for MTGTTDFSHAMGDIETNGANYEYIESYTDEVCNKNGVIKFGSIATPAFFSVVTILSLAGNILVLAILAKYENLKSLTNIFILNLALSDLVFTFGLPFWAASHIWGWTFSLILCKTVTFVFYAGFYSSVLFLTIMTIHRYLAVVHPLSDHGSQRGCYGVTVSLVIWVVSFVAAVPALIFSSVQKNPHEEDNHFYCEYWDPLWKRVGSYQQNIFFLAAFAVIGFCYVRILRTIFKSRSHMRNRTVKLIFSIVAVFFIGWAPYNVVIFLRLLTDYSVAPFNACEISTWLDYGFYVCRLIAFSHCCLNPVFYAFVGIKFRNHLKVILLKLCHRQSTMDTQQIRLPNIYSMGSMY; via the exons ATGACGGGTACGACAG ATTTCAGCCATGCCATGGGCGATATTGAAACCAACGGCGCCAATTACGAATATATTGAGAGTTATACAGACGAGGTCTGTAACAAGAACGGCGTTATCAAGTTTGGCTCCATCGCCACCCCTGCCTTCTTCTCTGTGGTGACTATCCTGAGTCTAGCGGGCAACATCCTGGTCCTGGCCATCCTGGCCAAGTACGAGAACCTCAAGTCTCTCACCAACATCTTCATCCTCAACTTGGCCCTATCTGACCTGGTTTTTACCTTTGGTCTGCCCTTCTGGGCAGCCTCCCACATCTGGGGCTGGACCTTTAGCCTGATCCTCTGCAAGACCGTTACCTTTGTCTTCTACGCTGGCTTCTACAGCAGCGTTTTGTTCCTGACCATCATGACTATCCACCGCTACCTGGCCGTGGTGCATCCTCTGTCCGACCATGGTTCCCAAAGGGGCTGCTACGGGGTCACAGTCTCTCTCGTCATCTGGGTTGTTAGTTTTGTGGCGGCCGTCCCTGCTTTGATTTTCAGCTCTGTCCAAAAGAACCCCCATGAAGAAGACAACCATTTTTACTGTGAATACTGGGATCCACTGTGGAAGAGAGTGGGCAGCTACCAACAGAACATCTTCTTCTTGGCTGCTTTTGCAGTGATCGGGTTTTGCTACGTGAGGATATTGAGGACAATCTTCAAGTCAAGGTCACACATGAGGAATCGAACCGTGAAGCTGATCTTCAGTATCGTGGCAGTATTTTTCATTGGCTGGGCGCCTTACAACGTGGTGATATTTCTGAGGTTGTTGACTGACTACTCCGTAGCACCTTTCAATGCTTGTGAGATCAGCACATGGCTTGACTATGGGTTCTATGTGTGTCGACTGATTGCTTTCTCCCACTGCTGTCTCAACCCTGTCTTCTACGCATTTGTTGGGATTAAGTTCAGAAATCACTTGAAGGTGATCTTGCTGAAGCTTTGCCATCGCCAAAGCACCATGGATACACAACAAATTAGATTACCTAACATTTACTCGATGGGATCAATGTACTAG